A portion of the Mytilus galloprovincialis chromosome 12, xbMytGall1.hap1.1, whole genome shotgun sequence genome contains these proteins:
- the LOC143054940 gene encoding uncharacterized protein LOC143054940, translated as MDGARFNAFKVPQLQEYLKERGISVTNINKLKLTKLCEAVDKLNLPLDPDMRKNESVTSVKHNLKQLFGFCDPFSLDGYTSDLSFIPSFSLYDLFNYLIHSTASYDRRKLKAYKSSKDYRLYFDRYVEELQYTEVPSQDICVFKAKVKPTQKDKTYLNKATYDVWVIMDKKNGEVKTAYCTCIGGADGACRHVGATLYEIEAFEVKSVTDGENQWKKRPRSHDCPVPIK; from the exons ATGGACGGCGCCAGATTCAATGCCTTTAAAGTTCCTCAGTTGCAGGAATATCTCAAAGAACGGGGTATAAGTGTTACTAATATTAACAAACTGAAACTAACCAAGTTATGTGAGGCCGTGGATAAGCTAAATTTACCATTGGATCCAGATATGAGGAAAAATGAATCAGTAACCAGTGTTAagcataatttaaaacaattgttcGGGTTTTGTGATCCTTTTAGCCTTGACGGGTATACGTCAGACTTATCGTTTATTCCAAGCTTTAGCTTGTATGACCTTTTTAACTATCTGATTCATAGTACTGCTAGCTATGACCGACGAAAATTAAAGGCCTACAAATCCAGTAAGGACTACAGACTTTATTTTGATCGGTATGTAGAGGAGTTACAATATACAGAAGTGCCAAGTCAGGACATCTGTGTTTTCAAAGCCAAAGTGAAACCTACACAGAAAGACAAGACATATCTGAACAAGGCAACATATGATGTGTGGGTCATCATGGACAAGAAAAATGGAGAGGTTAAAACTGCTTACTGTACATGCATTGGCGG GGCAGATGGTGCTTGTAGGCATGTTGGAGCCACTTTGTATGAAATAGAAGCATTTGAGGTTAAATCTGTAACAGATGGAGAAAACCAATGGAAGAAAAGGCCAAGAAGCCATGACTGTCCAGTCCCAATTAAATAA